In Dermochelys coriacea isolate rDerCor1 chromosome 10, rDerCor1.pri.v4, whole genome shotgun sequence, one DNA window encodes the following:
- the CIB2 gene encoding calcium and integrin-binding family member 2 isoform X3, translating into MCFMQENPFKERIVEAFSEDGDGNLSFNDFVDMFSVLSEMAPRELKAIYAFKIYDFNTDNFICKSDLEKILNKLTREELTAEEITLVCEKVIEEADMDGDGKLAFADFENMISKAPDFLSTFHIRI; encoded by the exons ATGTGTTTTATGCAGGAGAACCCCTTCAAGGAAAGGATTGTGGAGGCTTTCTCAGAGGATGGAGACGGGAACCTCAGCTTCAATGACTTCGTGGACATGTTCTCTGTGCTCAGTGAAATGGCTCCCAGAGAGCTCAAAGCAATCTATGCCTTTAAGATCTATG ATTTTAATACAGATAACTTCATTTGTAAATCTGACCTTGAAAAAATCCTCAACAAGCTGACACGAGAAGAGCTAACAGCAGAAGAAATAACTCTAGTTTGTGAGAAGGTGATAGAAGAAGCTGATATGGATGGTGATGGGAAACTAGCATTTGCAGACTTTGAAAATATGATTTCCAAAGCACCAGACTTTCTCAG